A DNA window from Campylobacter lari contains the following coding sequences:
- a CDS encoding EamA family transporter gives MPSLLLASFIWAFSFPLIGHFITLEMDSFFAAFAKVFLSLLVFLPFLNFKLNLHLKLKLISIGALQLGVMNLFYYHSFLYLSVSEVALFTIFTPFYVVLFYGLFSKNLRYLYFISIFICIVGAFVVKFDNINSNFLYGFLLIQGANLVFGAGQSFYKILLEKNTNLNQKEAFAYFYLGATSITLPAFLFFGDYNNLPSNLSSWIALIYLGTIASGFGYFLWNKGSTEVDNGVLALMNNAIIPISIFINMSIFGVDVELLPFCIGTLIILFSFFIHKKIMHYYNKKSYSNTNH, from the coding sequence GCCAAGTTTATTACTAGCAAGTTTTATTTGGGCTTTTTCTTTTCCATTAATTGGGCATTTTATAACCTTAGAAATGGATAGTTTTTTTGCTGCATTTGCAAAAGTTTTTTTGTCTTTATTAGTATTTTTACCTTTTTTAAATTTTAAGCTGAATTTGCATTTAAAACTAAAACTCATAAGCATTGGAGCTTTACAACTTGGTGTGATGAATTTATTTTATTATCATTCTTTTTTATATTTAAGTGTAAGCGAAGTGGCACTTTTTACGATTTTTACACCTTTTTATGTTGTACTTTTTTATGGGCTTTTTTCAAAAAATCTTAGATATTTATATTTTATAAGTATTTTTATATGTATTGTAGGTGCTTTTGTAGTTAAATTTGATAATATTAACTCTAATTTTTTATATGGTTTTTTACTTATTCAAGGAGCTAATTTAGTATTTGGCGCTGGACAAAGTTTTTATAAAATTTTATTAGAAAAAAATACAAACTTAAACCAAAAAGAAGCTTTCGCTTATTTTTATTTAGGCGCAACCAGTATAACCTTACCTGCTTTTTTATTTTTTGGAGATTATAATAATTTACCATCCAATTTAAGTTCTTGGATAGCTTTGATTTATCTTGGGACTATTGCTTCAGGATTTGGATATTTTTTATGGAACAAAGGCTCCACTGAAGTAGATAACGGGGTTTTAGCTTTGATGAATAATGCTATTATACCTATAAGTATTTTTATCAATATGAGTATTTTTGGAGTAGATGTAGAGCTACTACCTTTTTGCATAGGGACCTTGATCATTCTTTTTTCATTTTTTATACATAAAAAAATCATGCATTATTATAATAAGAAATCTTACTCAAATACAAACCACTAG